Proteins encoded by one window of Inmirania thermothiophila:
- a CDS encoding FimV/HubP family polar landmark protein, with protein sequence MRRGLYALVLGFLVAALPGGVRALGLGGVELRSALNEPLRARIALRVGPAEDIEALRVGLATPEEFRRAGIERSALLGNLRFEVRREGDRAWIEVTTRDPVREPFVSLLLVAEWPSGRLVREYTLLLDPPVLARRGPAAVAAPAAAPPAAPEAVPAPAPRAPAPLAQASAAPDTYGPTRRGDTLYAIASRLRPDPSVSVARMMVALQRANPDAFLGGNINRLKAGVVLRVPSRAEIEAVGAAEALAEVRRQNAAWRTAAGGRREPPPEVAQAPAPARLEVVAPEGEEGGGRPGGAVGGTAEAAADDEVRRLQRELALATEAAEARRLENEELRQRLAELEKRIAEMQRLISLRAQTLAELQARQAAEAEQAAAGAPATGEAGGAGTAPGSAGAETEAPTAPAAEESAQAPTPEPVPAPRPAPSAAPAPPPAAAPPPPGPVEAVRDALLGDPMRMAAAGGALVLLLLLLLLAVRRRRPAAEAAPAVAEAAPAPEVPAPEPEPAEAAAMDVPQAAPPAETPGEDTILLEESPAGAEEVERMLAEADVYLAYGRADQAEAIVRRGLESYPDRLDLRLKLAEIHYANRDRAAFEPLAMELADALKARGGGDYGKLVLMGRDLCPDNPAFAGDGAADLAEAGEAPAAAEGPPPVDFRLDFEDEATQAPEGEGSSVDLEIPGAGGEDQEEYFDLELDTVRGQAPLDAELGTPEGEAGEAAPAEEDEGRRDFSIEWDVTGSGLGKGAEEAPPAQEDAGAEQAGVEDFSVAWDAGESAGAPGAAPEGEVAPEAGPVPEEEDFSIDWSEVGPRAERIRELEEGLEGGDAAAQTPPEGAAEEPLDLDLGVGEEGAAPEEAAEAAEAPPRRALDESGDYSIEWETAGVSEAPAEGASPEEARRAEPPAEEVGAGGDRVEEVLPEEAAAGAEPVGEAPTGADAARTEPTGAPEGPSAAGDGEAAGAPLPADSLGGDFSVEWDAGAPGEASGEVDLAELGEGAEEDLVATKLDLARAYLDMGDEEGAREILEEVLEEGDEAQRREAEELLGRLPGA encoded by the coding sequence ATGCGAAGAGGCCTCTACGCCCTGGTCCTCGGCTTCCTGGTCGCCGCCCTGCCGGGCGGTGTCCGGGCCCTCGGCCTGGGAGGGGTCGAGCTGCGCTCGGCCCTCAACGAGCCGCTGCGGGCGCGCATCGCGCTGCGGGTGGGCCCGGCCGAGGACATCGAGGCGCTGCGCGTCGGCCTGGCCACGCCGGAGGAGTTCCGTCGTGCCGGCATCGAGCGCTCGGCCCTGCTCGGAAATCTGCGCTTCGAGGTCCGCCGCGAGGGGGACCGCGCCTGGATCGAGGTGACCACCCGTGACCCGGTGCGCGAGCCCTTCGTGAGCCTGCTGCTGGTGGCGGAGTGGCCGAGCGGCCGCCTCGTGCGCGAGTACACGCTGCTGCTGGATCCGCCGGTGCTGGCGCGGCGCGGCCCCGCGGCGGTGGCGGCCCCGGCGGCGGCCCCGCCCGCCGCCCCGGAGGCGGTCCCTGCCCCGGCCCCGCGCGCCCCGGCGCCGCTCGCGCAGGCCTCCGCCGCGCCGGACACCTACGGGCCGACCCGGCGCGGCGACACCCTCTACGCCATCGCCTCGCGCCTGCGCCCGGATCCGTCGGTGAGCGTCGCGCGCATGATGGTGGCGCTGCAGCGCGCCAATCCCGACGCCTTCCTCGGCGGCAACATCAACCGTCTCAAGGCGGGGGTGGTGCTGCGCGTCCCCAGCCGGGCCGAGATCGAGGCCGTGGGCGCCGCCGAGGCGCTGGCCGAGGTGCGGCGGCAGAACGCCGCCTGGCGCACGGCCGCCGGCGGGCGCCGGGAGCCTCCGCCGGAGGTGGCGCAGGCCCCGGCGCCGGCGCGCCTCGAGGTGGTGGCCCCGGAGGGCGAGGAGGGGGGCGGGCGCCCCGGCGGCGCCGTGGGCGGCACCGCGGAGGCCGCCGCCGATGACGAGGTGCGCCGCCTCCAGCGCGAGCTTGCGCTCGCCACCGAGGCCGCCGAGGCGCGCCGGCTCGAGAACGAGGAGCTGCGTCAGCGGCTCGCGGAGCTGGAGAAGCGCATCGCCGAGATGCAGCGCCTGATCAGCCTGCGCGCGCAGACGCTGGCGGAGCTGCAGGCGCGGCAGGCGGCGGAGGCCGAGCAGGCCGCGGCGGGCGCACCCGCGACCGGCGAGGCGGGCGGCGCCGGGACGGCACCGGGGAGCGCCGGTGCCGAGACGGAGGCGCCGACCGCACCCGCAGCGGAGGAGTCGGCGCAGGCGCCGACCCCGGAGCCGGTGCCCGCCCCGAGGCCGGCGCCATCCGCGGCGCCGGCACCGCCCCCGGCGGCGGCCCCGCCGCCGCCGGGCCCCGTGGAGGCGGTGCGCGACGCCCTGCTGGGGGATCCGATGCGGATGGCCGCGGCCGGCGGCGCCCTGGTGCTGCTTCTCCTCCTGCTGCTGCTCGCCGTGCGTCGGCGCCGGCCCGCCGCCGAGGCGGCTCCGGCGGTGGCCGAGGCCGCGCCCGCCCCGGAGGTGCCGGCGCCCGAGCCGGAGCCGGCGGAGGCGGCGGCGATGGACGTGCCGCAAGCTGCGCCGCCGGCCGAGACGCCGGGCGAGGACACCATCCTCCTCGAGGAGTCCCCGGCCGGCGCCGAGGAGGTGGAGCGGATGCTCGCCGAGGCCGACGTCTATCTCGCCTACGGGCGTGCCGACCAGGCCGAGGCCATCGTCCGCAGGGGGCTCGAGTCCTACCCCGACCGCCTGGATCTGCGCCTGAAGCTCGCGGAGATCCACTACGCCAACCGCGACCGCGCGGCCTTCGAGCCGCTGGCGATGGAGCTTGCCGATGCGCTCAAGGCCCGGGGCGGCGGCGACTACGGCAAGCTCGTCCTTATGGGGCGCGACCTCTGCCCCGACAATCCGGCCTTCGCGGGCGACGGGGCCGCGGACCTCGCCGAGGCGGGGGAGGCGCCCGCGGCGGCGGAGGGCCCCCCGCCGGTCGACTTCCGGCTCGACTTCGAGGACGAGGCGACGCAGGCCCCGGAGGGCGAGGGCTCCAGCGTGGACCTGGAGATCCCGGGCGCGGGGGGGGAGGATCAGGAGGAATACTTCGACCTCGAGCTGGACACGGTGCGCGGGCAGGCGCCGCTGGACGCCGAGCTGGGGACCCCGGAAGGGGAGGCCGGGGAAGCGGCGCCCGCGGAGGAGGACGAGGGGCGTCGCGACTTCTCCATCGAATGGGACGTCACCGGCTCCGGGCTCGGCAAGGGCGCCGAGGAGGCGCCGCCGGCGCAGGAGGACGCGGGGGCCGAGCAGGCCGGCGTCGAGGACTTCTCGGTGGCCTGGGATGCCGGCGAGTCGGCGGGCGCCCCCGGGGCGGCGCCCGAGGGCGAGGTCGCGCCCGAGGCGGGCCCGGTGCCCGAGGAGGAGGACTTCTCCATCGACTGGAGCGAGGTGGGGCCGCGCGCCGAGCGCATCCGCGAGCTCGAGGAAGGCCTCGAGGGGGGCGATGCCGCGGCGCAGACGCCGCCGGAGGGGGCGGCGGAAGAACCGCTGGACCTGGATCTCGGCGTCGGGGAGGAGGGGGCGGCCCCGGAGGAGGCGGCGGAGGCGGCGGAGGCCCCGCCGAGGCGCGCCCTTGACGAGAGCGGCGACTACTCCATCGAGTGGGAGACCGCGGGGGTGTCCGAGGCGCCCGCCGAAGGGGCGTCCCCCGAGGAGGCGCGGCGGGCGGAGCCGCCCGCGGAGGAGGTCGGTGCCGGCGGGGACCGGGTGGAGGAGGTGTTGCCGGAGGAGGCCGCCGCAGGCGCGGAGCCTGTGGGAGAGGCGCCCACGGGGGCAGATGCCGCCCGCACGGAGCCGACGGGGGCGCCCGAAGGGCCTTCGGCCGCCGGTGACGGCGAGGCCGCCGGGGCGCCCCTGCCGGCCGACAGCCTGGGCGGCGACTTCTCGGTCGAATGGGATGCGGGCGCCCCGGGCGAGGCCAGCGGCGAGGTGGATCTCGCCGAGCTCGGCGAGGGGGCGGAGGAGGATCTGGTCGCCACCAAGCTGGACCTCGCGCGCGCCTACCTGGACATGGGCGACGAGGAGGGCGCGCGCGAGATCCTCGAGGAGGTGCTCGAGGAGGGCGACGAGGCCCAGCGCCGCGAGGCCGAGGAGCTGCTGGGGCGGCTGCCGGGGGCCTGA
- a CDS encoding LysR family transcriptional regulator, which translates to MEIAELETFREVARCGSFTAAAQRLHLSQPAVSKRIQALERELGGPLFDRMGRRVVLTEAGRALLARAERILAEVEEARRGLHRLVGRVAGRLPLAISHHVGLRLLPQLLRRYSARYPEVELDLHFADSEGACRMVSAGDLELAVVTLPPRPMEGLRFEPVWRERLVVASAPDHPLARRRSVTAEDLSRHAAVLPGVETCTRGIIEEGLARIGVKVRERLATNYMETVRVMISVGLGWGCLPASMVDDGLVVHRVPGLVLRRQLGAVTHVHRTLSNPARAFLDMLREERPAPPSAP; encoded by the coding sequence ATGGAGATCGCCGAGCTGGAGACCTTCCGCGAAGTGGCGCGCTGCGGCTCCTTCACCGCCGCGGCGCAGCGGCTGCATCTGTCCCAGCCCGCGGTGAGCAAGCGCATCCAGGCCCTCGAGCGCGAGCTCGGCGGGCCCCTCTTCGACCGCATGGGGCGCCGCGTGGTGCTCACCGAGGCCGGGCGCGCCCTGCTCGCCCGCGCCGAGCGCATCCTCGCCGAGGTGGAGGAGGCCCGCCGCGGCCTGCACCGCCTCGTGGGACGGGTCGCGGGGCGGCTGCCGCTGGCGATCAGCCACCACGTGGGCCTGCGCCTGCTGCCCCAGCTGCTGCGCCGCTACAGCGCGCGCTATCCCGAGGTGGAGCTGGACCTGCACTTCGCCGACTCCGAGGGCGCCTGCCGCATGGTGAGCGCCGGCGACCTGGAGCTCGCCGTGGTCACCCTGCCGCCGCGCCCCATGGAGGGGCTGCGCTTCGAGCCCGTCTGGCGCGAGCGGCTGGTGGTGGCGAGCGCACCGGATCATCCGCTGGCGCGGCGGCGCAGCGTCACCGCCGAGGACCTCTCGCGCCACGCCGCGGTGCTGCCGGGGGTGGAGACCTGCACCCGCGGGATCATCGAGGAGGGCCTCGCCCGCATCGGCGTCAAGGTGCGCGAGCGCCTCGCCACCAACTACATGGAGACGGTGCGGGTGATGATCTCGGTGGGCCTCGGCTGGGGCTGCCTGCCGGCCTCCATGGTGGACGACGGCCTCGTCGTCCACCGCGTGCCCGGGCTGGTGCTGCGCCGCCAGCTCGGCGCCGTGACCCACGTCCACCGCACGCTCTCCAACCCCGCCCGCGCCTTCCTCGACATGCTGCGCGAGGAGCGCCCGGCGCCGCCGTCCGCGCCCTAG
- the truA gene encoding tRNA pseudouridine(38-40) synthase TruA, with product MRVALGVEYDGSAFRGWQAQDGERTVQAELERALSVVADAPVRVVCAGRTDAGVHATAQVVHFDTEARRSPRSWVLGANVNLPPDVGVRWAREVPEAFHARFSATARRYRYVILNRMDRPALARGRVAWVHRPLDAARMAEAAAHLVGEHDFSAFRAVACQARHPVRELRELTVRRAGDLVILEAEANAFLHHMVRNIAGVLIDIGRGKRPPSWAREVLEGRDRTRGGFTAPPEGLYLVAVRYPAHFGIPEPDLGAGCTVC from the coding sequence GTGAGGGTCGCCCTCGGGGTCGAGTACGACGGCAGCGCCTTCCGCGGCTGGCAGGCGCAGGACGGCGAGCGCACGGTCCAGGCGGAGCTGGAGCGGGCGCTGTCGGTGGTCGCCGACGCCCCGGTGCGGGTGGTCTGCGCGGGGCGCACCGACGCCGGCGTCCACGCCACCGCGCAGGTGGTCCACTTCGACACCGAGGCCCGGCGCAGTCCGCGCAGCTGGGTCCTGGGGGCCAACGTCAACCTGCCCCCGGATGTGGGCGTGCGCTGGGCGCGGGAGGTGCCGGAGGCGTTCCACGCCCGCTTCTCGGCCACCGCGCGCCGCTACCGCTACGTCATCCTCAACCGCATGGACCGCCCGGCCCTCGCCCGCGGCCGCGTGGCCTGGGTGCACCGGCCCCTGGACGCGGCGCGCATGGCGGAGGCTGCCGCCCACCTGGTGGGCGAGCACGACTTCAGCGCGTTCCGTGCCGTGGCCTGCCAGGCGCGCCACCCGGTGCGGGAGCTGCGCGAGCTCACGGTGCGCCGTGCGGGGGACCTGGTGATCCTGGAGGCCGAGGCCAACGCCTTCCTCCATCACATGGTGCGCAACATCGCCGGCGTGCTCATCGACATCGGCCGGGGCAAGCGCCCGCCCTCGTGGGCGCGCGAGGTGCTGGAGGGCCGCGACCGCACCCGCGGCGGCTTCACCGCGCCGCCCGAGGGGCTCTACCTGGTGGCGGTGCGCTACCCGGCGCACTTCGGCATCCCCGAGCCCGACCTTGGGGCCGGCTGCACCGTCTGCTAA
- the asd gene encoding aspartate-semialdehyde dehydrogenase, with protein sequence MRRIGFVGWRGMVGSVLMERMRAEGDFGRIPEPVFFSTSQAGQPGPDIGREVPPLADARDLEALAAMDAIVSCQGGDYTREIHPRLRAAGWDGYWIDAASALRMEPTSVIVLDPVNGDAIRDALVRGVRDFIGGNCTVSLMLMAVGGLFRAGLVEWVSSMTYQAASGAGAQNMRELLAQMGRLREAAGDALDDPARGILEIDRAVTEALRAADFPTAHFGVPLAGSLIPWIDVPMPDGRSREEWKGAVETNKILGREDNPIPVDGICVRIGAMRCHSQALTIKLTRDVPLDELEAIIAEANAWVRVVPNERERTVRELTPAAVTGTLDIPVGRLRKLAMGPQYLGAFTVGDQLLWGAAEPLRRMLGILLER encoded by the coding sequence ATGAGACGGATCGGGTTCGTCGGCTGGCGGGGCATGGTGGGCTCGGTGCTCATGGAGCGGATGCGCGCGGAGGGGGACTTCGGGCGCATCCCGGAGCCCGTCTTCTTCTCCACCTCCCAGGCCGGGCAGCCGGGGCCGGACATCGGGCGCGAGGTGCCGCCGCTTGCGGATGCGCGCGACCTCGAGGCCCTTGCGGCCATGGACGCCATCGTCTCCTGCCAGGGGGGGGACTACACGCGGGAGATCCACCCGCGGCTGCGCGCGGCGGGCTGGGACGGCTACTGGATCGACGCCGCCTCCGCCCTGCGCATGGAGCCCACCAGCGTCATCGTCCTCGACCCCGTCAACGGCGATGCGATCCGCGACGCCCTGGTGCGCGGGGTGCGCGACTTCATCGGCGGCAACTGCACGGTGAGCCTCATGCTCATGGCCGTCGGGGGGCTGTTCCGCGCCGGGCTCGTGGAATGGGTCTCCTCCATGACCTACCAGGCGGCCTCGGGTGCAGGCGCCCAGAACATGCGCGAGCTGCTGGCGCAGATGGGGCGGCTGCGCGAGGCCGCCGGCGATGCCCTCGACGACCCCGCGCGCGGCATCCTCGAGATCGACCGCGCGGTGACCGAGGCCCTGCGGGCGGCGGACTTTCCCACCGCCCACTTCGGGGTGCCGCTGGCGGGCAGCCTCATCCCCTGGATCGACGTCCCCATGCCGGACGGGCGCAGCCGCGAGGAGTGGAAGGGGGCGGTGGAGACCAACAAGATCCTCGGGCGCGAGGACAACCCGATCCCGGTGGACGGCATCTGCGTGCGGATCGGCGCCATGCGCTGCCACAGCCAGGCGCTCACCATCAAGCTCACCCGCGACGTGCCGCTCGACGAGCTCGAGGCCATCATCGCCGAGGCCAACGCGTGGGTGCGGGTGGTGCCCAACGAGCGCGAGCGCACCGTGCGCGAGCTCACCCCGGCGGCGGTCACCGGCACCCTCGACATCCCCGTCGGGCGCCTGCGCAAGCTCGCCATGGGGCCGCAGTATCTCGGCGCCTTCACCGTCGGCGACCAGCTCCTGTGGGGCGCCGCCGAGCCGCTCCGGCGCATGCTGGGGATCCTCCTGGAGCGGTGA
- the leuD gene encoding 3-isopropylmalate dehydratase small subunit: protein MEKFTVHEGIVAPLDRANVDTDAIIPKQFLKSIQRTGFGPYLFDEWRYLDRGEPGMDCTKRPRNPDFVLNQPRYQGATILLARRNFGCGSSREHAPWALVDYGFRAIIAPSFADIFYNNCFKNGLLPVVLPEETVDRLFREVEATEGYRLTVDLVRERVVTPAGEEIPFTVDVHRRHCLLEGLDEIGLTLQHADEIRAYEARRRVEAPWLFEAP from the coding sequence ATGGAGAAGTTCACCGTCCACGAGGGGATCGTGGCCCCGCTCGACCGGGCCAACGTCGACACCGACGCCATCATCCCCAAGCAGTTCCTGAAGTCCATCCAGCGCACGGGCTTCGGGCCCTACCTCTTCGACGAGTGGCGCTACCTGGACCGCGGCGAGCCCGGCATGGACTGCACGAAGCGGCCGCGCAACCCCGACTTCGTCCTCAACCAGCCGCGCTACCAGGGGGCGACGATCCTGCTTGCGCGGCGCAACTTCGGCTGCGGCTCCTCCCGCGAGCACGCCCCCTGGGCCCTGGTGGACTACGGCTTCCGCGCCATCATCGCGCCGAGCTTCGCCGACATCTTCTACAACAACTGCTTCAAGAACGGGCTCCTCCCGGTGGTGCTGCCGGAGGAGACGGTGGACCGGCTCTTCCGCGAGGTGGAGGCCACCGAGGGCTACCGCCTGACGGTGGACCTGGTGCGCGAGCGGGTGGTCACCCCCGCGGGCGAGGAGATCCCGTTCACGGTGGATGTGCACCGCCGCCACTGCCTGCTGGAGGGGCTCGACGAGATCGGGCTGACGCTGCAGCACGCCGACGAGATCCGCGCCTACGAGGCGCGGCGCCGGGTCGAGGCGCCGTGGCTGTTCGAAGCGCCGTGA
- the leuB gene encoding 3-isopropylmalate dehydrogenase yields the protein MTHKVLVLAGDGIGPEIVAEARKVLEALRRGFGLAVELEEGLVGGAAIDATGTPLPEATLRLAREADAVLLGAVGGPKWDDLPSERRPEKGLLGLRGGLGLFANLRPAVLYPELAAASTLRAEVVAGLDMLIVRELTGGIYFGEPRGIRTRPDGVREGVNTMVYSEPEIERIARVAFEAARRRGRRVCSVDKANVLEVSALWREVVTRVAADYPDVELAHMYVDNAAMQLVRAPRQFDVMVTGNLFGDILSDCAAMLTGSIGMLPSASLDAAGKGMYEPIHGSAPDIAGRGVANPLATILSVAMMLRHSLGEGELAGRVEAAVREVLAAGLRTPDIDGGEGTRRVGTKEMGDAVAAALLAQA from the coding sequence ATGACGCACAAGGTCCTGGTGCTGGCTGGCGACGGCATCGGCCCCGAGATCGTGGCCGAGGCGCGCAAGGTGCTGGAGGCGCTGCGGCGCGGCTTCGGGCTCGCGGTGGAGCTGGAGGAGGGCCTGGTGGGGGGCGCCGCCATCGACGCCACCGGCACGCCGCTGCCCGAGGCGACCCTGCGCCTCGCCCGCGAGGCCGACGCCGTGCTGCTCGGCGCGGTGGGCGGGCCGAAGTGGGACGACCTCCCCAGCGAGCGGCGCCCGGAGAAGGGGCTGCTGGGGCTGCGCGGCGGCCTCGGGCTCTTCGCCAACCTGCGCCCGGCGGTGCTCTACCCGGAGCTCGCCGCGGCCTCGACCCTGCGCGCCGAGGTGGTCGCGGGGCTCGACATGCTCATCGTGCGCGAGCTCACCGGCGGCATCTACTTCGGCGAGCCCCGCGGCATCCGCACCCGCCCCGACGGGGTGCGCGAGGGCGTCAACACCATGGTCTACAGCGAGCCCGAGATCGAGCGCATCGCGCGCGTCGCCTTCGAGGCCGCGCGGCGGCGCGGGCGCCGGGTCTGCTCCGTGGACAAGGCCAATGTGCTGGAGGTGAGCGCGCTGTGGCGCGAGGTGGTCACGCGCGTGGCCGCCGACTATCCCGACGTGGAGCTCGCCCACATGTACGTGGACAACGCCGCCATGCAGCTCGTGCGCGCGCCGCGGCAGTTCGACGTCATGGTCACCGGCAACCTCTTCGGCGACATCCTTTCCGACTGCGCGGCGATGCTCACCGGCTCCATCGGCATGCTGCCCTCGGCGAGCCTCGACGCCGCGGGCAAGGGGATGTACGAGCCCATCCACGGCTCGGCCCCCGACATCGCCGGCAGGGGGGTGGCCAACCCCCTGGCCACCATCCTCTCGGTGGCCATGATGCTGCGCCACAGCCTCGGCGAGGGGGAGCTCGCCGGGCGTGTCGAGGCGGCGGTGCGGGAGGTCCTCGCCGCGGGGCTGCGCACGCCCGACATCGACGGCGGCGAGGGCACGCGCCGGGTGGGCACGAAGGAGATGGGCGACGCCGTGGCGGCGGCGCTCCTGGCGCAGGCGTGA
- a CDS encoding Asd/ArgC dimerization domain-containing protein, producing the protein MSAPALAVLGAAGSLGRVVLERLAEAGVEAARVGAWDGAEAAGDTVPFGAAELPVGALAAFDPGAAAVVLVALPPREAAAWAARCAGAGCAVVRLGGEDDGIVLMPGGAAAPGAVATVPDALPLALALALRPLADEAGLEALHVVTYEAASGRGREGVEELARQSALLLNGRPVEPVVFPGRIAFNVLPLGDAQGAARAEAALAAALGRLLGIAPPPLALTRTEVPVFFGHAAAVHLRPARPLAPQRAQALLAAAPGLAAGGSAAAPATEALGTGAVHVGRVRADGTGGLALWVAVDDLRLLAEVAVGAVLPLVGGGR; encoded by the coding sequence GTGAGCGCGCCCGCCCTCGCCGTCCTCGGCGCGGCCGGCAGCCTCGGCCGCGTCGTCCTCGAGCGCCTCGCCGAGGCGGGGGTGGAGGCGGCGCGGGTCGGCGCCTGGGACGGGGCGGAGGCGGCCGGGGACACCGTGCCGTTCGGCGCCGCGGAGCTGCCGGTGGGGGCGCTCGCCGCCTTCGACCCGGGTGCGGCGGCGGTGGTCCTGGTGGCCCTGCCGCCGCGGGAGGCGGCGGCGTGGGCGGCCCGCTGCGCCGGCGCCGGCTGCGCCGTCGTCCGCCTCGGCGGCGAGGACGACGGGATCGTGCTCATGCCGGGGGGCGCGGCGGCGCCGGGCGCGGTGGCGACGGTCCCCGACGCCCTGCCCCTGGCGCTGGCGCTGGCGCTTCGCCCGCTCGCGGACGAGGCCGGCCTCGAGGCGCTCCACGTCGTCACCTACGAGGCGGCCTCGGGCCGCGGCCGCGAGGGGGTCGAGGAGCTGGCGCGCCAGAGCGCGCTGCTCCTCAACGGCCGTCCGGTGGAGCCGGTGGTCTTTCCCGGCCGGATCGCCTTCAACGTCCTGCCCCTGGGGGATGCGCAGGGGGCGGCGCGGGCCGAGGCGGCGCTCGCGGCGGCGCTGGGGCGGCTGCTCGGCATCGCGCCGCCGCCGCTCGCCCTCACCCGCACCGAGGTCCCGGTCTTCTTCGGCCATGCCGCCGCGGTGCACCTGCGCCCGGCGCGGCCGCTCGCGCCGCAGCGCGCGCAGGCGCTGCTCGCGGCCGCCCCCGGGCTGGCGGCGGGCGGATCGGCGGCGGCGCCGGCCACCGAGGCCCTGGGCACAGGCGCGGTCCACGTGGGGCGGGTGCGCGCCGACGGCACCGGCGGGCTTGCCCTGTGGGTGGCGGTGGACGATCTGCGGCTCCTGGCCGAGGTGGCGGTGGGGGCGGTGCTGCCGTTGGTGGGGGGCGGGCGCTGA
- the leuC gene encoding 3-isopropylmalate dehydratase large subunit gives MAGKTLYDKLWDAHVVRENEDGSTLLYIDRHLVHEVTSPQAFEGLRLAGRRPWRPQAVLAVPDHNVPTTGRERGIEDPVSRLQVETLDRNCAEFGITEFAMDDPRQGIVHVVGPEQGATLPGMTVVCGDSHTATHGAFGALAFGIGTSEVEHVLATQCLVQRRSRTMRIHVEGVLGEGVTAKDLILYVIGRIGTAGGTGFAIEFTGPAIEALSMEGRMTVCNMAIEAGARSGLVAVDDKTIDYLRGRPLAPKGELWARAVAAWRGLRSDADAVFDRTITLDARDIRPQVTWGTSPEMVVAVDERVPDPAAEADPVRRRGMERALEYMGLEPGMPMEAVRIDKVFIGSCTNGRIEDLRAAAAVARGRRVADHVQALVVPGSGLVKRQAEAEGLDRIFRDAGFEWRDPGCSMCLAMNADRLGPGERCASTSNRNFEGRQGAGGRTHLVSPAMAAAAAVAGRFVDVRSL, from the coding sequence ATGGCGGGCAAGACGCTCTACGACAAGCTCTGGGACGCGCATGTGGTGCGCGAGAACGAGGACGGCTCGACCCTGCTCTACATCGACCGCCACCTCGTGCACGAGGTCACCTCGCCGCAGGCCTTCGAGGGGCTGCGGCTCGCCGGGCGGCGCCCGTGGCGGCCGCAGGCGGTGCTCGCGGTGCCCGACCACAACGTGCCCACCACGGGGCGCGAGCGCGGCATCGAGGACCCGGTCTCGCGCCTGCAGGTGGAGACCCTGGACCGCAACTGCGCCGAGTTCGGGATCACCGAGTTCGCCATGGACGACCCCCGCCAAGGCATCGTCCACGTGGTGGGCCCCGAGCAGGGGGCGACGCTGCCGGGGATGACGGTGGTCTGCGGCGACTCCCACACCGCCACCCACGGCGCCTTCGGCGCCCTCGCCTTCGGCATCGGCACCTCGGAGGTGGAGCACGTGCTCGCCACCCAGTGCCTGGTGCAGCGCCGCTCGCGCACCATGCGCATCCACGTCGAGGGCGTCCTGGGCGAGGGGGTCACGGCCAAGGACCTGATCCTCTACGTCATCGGCCGCATCGGCACCGCCGGCGGCACCGGCTTCGCCATCGAGTTCACCGGCCCCGCCATCGAGGCCCTCTCCATGGAGGGGCGCATGACGGTGTGCAACATGGCCATCGAGGCCGGCGCCCGCTCCGGCCTCGTGGCGGTGGACGACAAGACCATCGACTATCTTCGCGGCCGCCCCCTGGCGCCGAAGGGCGAGCTGTGGGCGCGCGCGGTGGCGGCGTGGCGCGGGCTGCGGAGCGATGCCGACGCCGTCTTCGACCGCACCATCACCCTGGATGCCCGGGACATCCGCCCGCAGGTGACCTGGGGCACCTCGCCGGAGATGGTGGTGGCGGTGGACGAGCGGGTGCCGGACCCGGCCGCCGAGGCCGATCCGGTGCGCCGCCGGGGGATGGAGCGGGCGCTCGAGTACATGGGGCTCGAGCCGGGCATGCCCATGGAGGCCGTCCGCATCGACAAGGTCTTCATCGGCTCCTGCACCAACGGGCGCATCGAGGACCTGCGTGCCGCCGCCGCGGTGGCCCGCGGCCGGCGTGTCGCCGACCACGTCCAGGCCCTGGTGGTGCCGGGCTCGGGCCTGGTCAAGCGCCAGGCCGAGGCCGAGGGGCTCGACCGCATCTTCCGCGACGCCGGCTTCGAGTGGCGCGATCCGGGCTGCTCCATGTGCCTGGCCATGAACGCCGACCGGCTCGGCCCCGGCGAGCGCTGCGCCTCCACCTCCAACCGCAACTTCGAGGGGCGCCAGGGCGCGGGCGGGCGCACCCACCTGGTGAGCCCGGCGATGGCCGCGGCGGCCGCGGTCGCGGGCCGCTTCGTCGACGTGCGCAGCCTCTGA